One stretch of Nocardia mangyaensis DNA includes these proteins:
- a CDS encoding acyl-CoA dehydrogenase family protein translates to MFEWSETDLMIRDAVRAFIDKEVRPNLDALDSGEMLPYPILRKLFAQFGIDAMGEDAVAKMLAKEAAGPGEDGEKKPGSPFGDQQSMMAVLISELSGVCMGLVSALGVSIGLGATTIMSRGTLAQKQRWLADIVTLRKVASWAITEPDSGSDAFGGMKTRVERDGEDYILNGQKTFITNGPNADVMIVYAKLDEGDGADKRDRKVLTFVLDKGMEGLTQGKPFKKMGLHSSPTGELFFDNVRLGKDRLLGETEDHRGGDGRDSARASFTAERIGVGFMALGVIDECHRLCVDYARNRTLWGQEIGRFQLVQLKLAKMEIARINVQNMVFNVLERGRAGKPPSLAEASAMKLYCSEAATEVAMEAVQLFGGNGYMSEYRVEQLARDAKSLMIYAGSNEIQVTHIAKGLLDK, encoded by the coding sequence ATGTTCGAATGGTCAGAGACCGACTTGATGATCCGCGATGCTGTGCGGGCGTTCATCGACAAGGAGGTCAGGCCGAATCTGGATGCGCTCGACAGTGGGGAGATGCTGCCGTATCCGATTCTGCGGAAGCTGTTCGCGCAATTCGGGATCGACGCGATGGGGGAGGACGCGGTCGCGAAGATGCTGGCCAAGGAGGCGGCCGGGCCGGGGGAGGACGGGGAGAAGAAGCCGGGGAGTCCGTTCGGGGATCAGCAGTCGATGATGGCGGTGCTGATCAGCGAATTGTCCGGTGTCTGTATGGGTTTGGTGTCGGCGCTGGGCGTGAGTATCGGGCTCGGGGCGACCACGATCATGTCGCGGGGCACCCTGGCCCAGAAGCAGCGCTGGCTCGCCGACATCGTCACCCTGCGCAAGGTGGCCTCGTGGGCGATCACCGAACCGGACTCGGGCTCGGACGCGTTCGGCGGCATGAAGACCCGGGTGGAACGCGACGGCGAGGACTACATCCTCAACGGGCAGAAAACCTTCATCACCAACGGCCCGAACGCCGACGTGATGATCGTCTACGCCAAGCTCGACGAGGGTGACGGCGCCGACAAGCGCGACCGCAAGGTGCTCACCTTCGTGCTGGACAAGGGCATGGAGGGCCTCACCCAGGGCAAGCCGTTCAAGAAGATGGGCCTGCACTCCTCGCCCACCGGCGAGCTGTTCTTCGACAATGTCCGCCTCGGCAAGGATCGACTGCTCGGCGAGACCGAGGACCATCGCGGCGGTGACGGACGCGACAGCGCCAGAGCGAGTTTCACCGCCGAGCGGATCGGCGTCGGGTTCATGGCGCTGGGCGTGATCGACGAATGTCACCGGCTCTGCGTCGATTACGCGCGCAACCGCACGCTGTGGGGTCAGGAGATCGGACGCTTCCAGCTGGTCCAGCTCAAGCTGGCCAAGATGGAGATCGCGCGAATCAATGTGCAGAACATGGTGTTCAACGTGCTCGAACGCGGGCGCGCGGGCAAGCCGCCGAGCCTGGCCGAAGCCTCGGCGATGAAGCTGTACTGCTCGGAGGCGGCCACCGAGGTGGCGATGGAGGCGGTGCAGTTGTTCGGCGGCAACGGGTACATGAGCGAGTACCGGGTCGAGCAGCTGGCCCGCGACGCCAAGTCGCTGATGATCTACGCGGGCAGCAACGAGATCCAGGTGACCCACATCGCCAAGGGTCTGCTGGACAAGTAG
- a CDS encoding NADP-dependent isocitrate dehydrogenase gives MSKIKVEGTVVELDGDEMTRIIWQFIKDKLIHPYLDVNLEYYDLGIEYRDKTDDQVTVDAANAIKKHGVGVKCATITPDEDRVKEFGLKKMWRSPNGTIRNILGGTIFRAPIIISNVPRLVPGWTKPIIIGRHAFGDQYRATDFKVYEAGTVTLTFTPEDGSEPIVHEVVKMPADGGVVMGMYNFKKSIVDFARASFNYGLQQNYPVYLSTKNTILKAYDGMFKDTFQEVFDAEFKAEFDAAGLTYEHRLIDDMVASSMKWEGGYVWACKNYDGDVQSDTVAQGFGSLGLMTSVLLTPDGRTCEAEAAHGTVTRHFRQHQQGKPTSTNPIASIFAWTRGLEHRGKLDNTPEVIGFAQALEDVVIKTVEGGQMTKDLALLVGGDQGYLSTEEFLGALDANLARTLSASPRI, from the coding sequence ATGTCCAAGATCAAGGTTGAAGGTACCGTCGTAGAACTCGACGGCGACGAGATGACCCGGATCATCTGGCAGTTCATCAAGGACAAGCTGATCCATCCGTATCTCGACGTGAACCTCGAGTACTACGACCTCGGCATCGAGTATCGCGACAAGACAGACGACCAGGTCACAGTTGACGCCGCGAACGCCATCAAGAAGCACGGCGTCGGCGTCAAATGCGCCACCATCACCCCCGACGAAGACCGGGTGAAGGAGTTCGGCCTCAAGAAGATGTGGCGCTCGCCCAACGGCACCATCCGAAACATTCTGGGTGGCACCATCTTCCGCGCGCCGATCATCATCTCCAACGTGCCCCGCCTGGTGCCCGGCTGGACCAAGCCGATCATCATCGGCCGTCACGCCTTCGGCGACCAGTACCGCGCCACCGATTTCAAGGTTTACGAGGCGGGTACCGTCACGCTGACCTTCACGCCCGAGGACGGCAGCGAGCCGATCGTGCACGAGGTCGTGAAGATGCCCGCCGACGGCGGCGTCGTCATGGGTATGTACAACTTCAAGAAGTCGATCGTGGACTTCGCGCGGGCCTCGTTCAACTACGGCCTGCAGCAGAACTACCCGGTGTATCTCTCCACGAAGAACACCATCCTCAAGGCCTACGACGGCATGTTCAAGGACACCTTCCAGGAAGTCTTCGACGCCGAGTTCAAGGCCGAGTTCGACGCGGCGGGCCTGACCTACGAGCACCGTCTGATCGACGACATGGTCGCCTCCTCCATGAAGTGGGAGGGCGGCTACGTCTGGGCCTGTAAGAACTACGACGGCGACGTGCAGTCCGACACCGTGGCCCAGGGCTTCGGCTCGCTCGGCCTGATGACCTCGGTGCTGCTCACCCCGGACGGTCGCACCTGCGAGGCCGAGGCCGCGCACGGCACCGTCACCCGGCACTTCCGTCAGCACCAGCAGGGCAAGCCGACCTCGACCAACCCGATCGCGTCGATCTTCGCCTGGACCCGCGGCCTCGAACACCGCGGCAAGCTGGACAACACCCCCGAGGTGATCGGCTTCGCGCAGGCGCTCGAAGACGTCGTCATCAAGACCGTCGAGGGTGGGCAGATGACCAAGGATCTGGCGCTGCTCGTCGGCGGAGATCAGGGATACCTGAGCACCGAGGAATTCCTCGGCGCCCTGGACGCCAACCTGGCCCGCACGCTGTCCGCCTCTCCGCGTATTTAG
- the glpK gene encoding glycerol kinase GlpK, whose translation MTQRYVLAIDQGTTSSRCMVFDRHARLVGMAQRTHRQHYPRSGWVEQDAVEIWRTVERIVPAALRDAGVAVEQVAAIGIANQRETTVVWDRKTGVPVRLAIVWQDVRTEELVERLRELPGAQRIRELTGLPLATYFAAPRLRWLLDSVDGLRERAERGEVLFGTMESWLIWNLTGGEHVTDVTNAGRTLLMNLTTRRWDEELLRFFDIPRAVLPRIESSTGDFGTARTVAPGVRIGAALGDQHAALFGQTCFAPGETECTYGTGGFLMMNTGTELVRSEHGLLTTIGYQVGPEPVYALEGPIAVTGSLVQWLRDIVGLIATAPEIETLANTVDDNGGCYLVPAFSGLYAPHWRSDARGLLIGLTSYVTKGHLARAVLEATAWQTRDVVEAMNADAGLRATSLRVAGGMATNNLLMQIIADVLDIPVTRPLVTETVSLGAAYAAGLAVGYWPDLQGLRRNWRVAAQWRPCPARTVRDAEYEQWQRAVQLSVGWVRPAAGSPPKPD comes from the coding sequence ATGACGCAGCGATACGTACTCGCGATCGATCAGGGGACCACGTCGAGCCGGTGCATGGTGTTCGACCGGCACGCCCGCCTGGTGGGGATGGCGCAGCGGACGCATCGTCAGCACTACCCCAGGTCCGGATGGGTGGAGCAGGACGCGGTCGAGATCTGGCGGACGGTGGAGCGGATCGTGCCCGCGGCACTGCGGGACGCGGGGGTCGCCGTCGAGCAGGTGGCGGCGATCGGGATCGCGAATCAGCGTGAGACGACGGTGGTCTGGGACCGGAAGACCGGGGTGCCGGTGCGGTTGGCGATCGTCTGGCAGGACGTGCGCACCGAGGAGCTGGTCGAGCGGCTGCGGGAACTGCCTGGCGCACAACGCATCAGAGAGCTGACCGGGCTGCCGCTGGCGACCTACTTCGCCGCGCCCCGACTGCGCTGGCTGCTCGACTCCGTCGACGGGCTGCGCGAGCGTGCCGAACGGGGCGAGGTGCTGTTCGGAACGATGGAGTCCTGGCTGATCTGGAACCTCACCGGCGGCGAGCACGTCACCGATGTGACCAATGCCGGGCGTACCCTGCTGATGAACCTGACGACCCGCCGGTGGGACGAGGAACTGTTGCGGTTCTTCGACATTCCCCGCGCGGTGCTCCCCCGCATCGAATCCTCGACCGGCGATTTCGGCACGGCGCGCACGGTGGCGCCCGGCGTGCGCATCGGCGCCGCGCTCGGCGATCAACACGCCGCGCTGTTCGGCCAGACCTGTTTCGCGCCGGGCGAGACCGAATGCACCTACGGCACCGGCGGATTCCTGATGATGAACACCGGCACCGAGCTGGTCCGCTCCGAACACGGCCTGCTCACCACCATCGGGTATCAGGTCGGCCCGGAACCGGTGTACGCGCTGGAAGGCCCGATCGCCGTCACCGGTTCGCTGGTGCAGTGGCTGCGCGACATCGTCGGCCTGATCGCGACAGCGCCCGAAATCGAAACTCTCGCAAACACTGTCGACGACAACGGCGGCTGCTACCTGGTCCCCGCCTTCTCCGGGCTCTACGCCCCGCACTGGCGCAGCGATGCCCGTGGCCTGCTCATCGGCCTGACCTCCTACGTCACCAAGGGCCACCTGGCCCGCGCGGTCCTCGAGGCGACCGCCTGGCAGACCCGCGACGTGGTCGAGGCGATGAACGCCGACGCGGGCCTGCGAGCGACCTCCCTGCGCGTAGCAGGCGGCATGGCGACCAACAACCTGCTCATGCAGATCATCGCCGACGTCCTCGACATCCCCGTCACCCGTCCCTTGGTCACCGAAACGGTCTCCCTCGGCGCCGCCTACGCCGCGGGCCTCGCGGTCGGCTACTGGCCGGATCTTCAAGGACTGCGGCGCAATTGGCGGGTGGCCGCCCAATGGCGCCCCTGCCCCGCCCGCACTGTGCGCGACGCGGAGTACGAGCAGTGGCAACGCGCAGTACAGCTCAGCGTCGGCTGGGTCCGTCCGGCGGCCGGCAGCCCACCGAAACCGGACTGA
- the glpK gene encoding glycerol kinase GlpK translates to MSRYVGAIDQGTTSTRFMVFDHAGTVIARHQLEHEQIMPRAGWVEHNPDEIWERTRTVVKTTLAVAELSAADLAAVGVTNQRETTVVWNRRTGRPYGNAIVWQDTRTDRVIADLEAAGHSEFVRARTGLPPAPYFSGGKLRWILDNVTGVRADAERGDALFGTMDSWLIWNLTGGVRGGVHVTDPTNASRTMLMDLETLNWDDELLALFGIPRVMLPTIVSSSNPAGFGTTNPDGPFKGAVRIAGVLGDQQAAGVGQVCFQPGEAKNTYGTGNFLMLNTGTEIVRSTHGLLTTVAYQFGDDKPAYALEGSIAVTGSAVQWLRDQLGIIAGAAQIEDLAGQVEDSGGVYFVPAFSGLFAPYWRPDARGAVVGLSRYSNNAHLARATLESIAYQTRDVVEAMQRDAGVRLATLRVDGGVTVNQLAMQIQADLLGVPVSRPVVPETTALGAAYAAGLAVGFWRGTDELVANWAEDVRWYPTWTDSQRENGYRRWLKAVSRTLDWAEI, encoded by the coding sequence ATGAGCCGGTACGTGGGTGCGATCGATCAGGGCACCACCTCGACACGCTTCATGGTCTTCGACCACGCGGGCACCGTCATCGCCCGGCACCAGCTCGAACACGAGCAGATCATGCCGAGGGCGGGCTGGGTCGAACACAATCCGGACGAGATCTGGGAACGCACCCGCACCGTCGTCAAGACCACGCTCGCGGTGGCCGAGCTGAGCGCCGCCGACCTGGCCGCCGTCGGCGTCACCAACCAGCGCGAGACCACCGTGGTGTGGAATCGCCGCACCGGCCGCCCCTACGGCAATGCCATCGTCTGGCAGGACACCCGCACCGACCGCGTCATCGCCGACCTCGAAGCCGCCGGTCACAGCGAATTCGTGCGCGCCAGAACCGGATTGCCGCCCGCGCCGTATTTCTCCGGCGGCAAGTTGCGGTGGATCCTCGACAACGTCACGGGCGTGCGAGCCGACGCCGAGCGCGGCGACGCCCTGTTCGGCACCATGGACAGCTGGCTGATCTGGAACCTCACCGGCGGTGTCCGCGGCGGCGTGCACGTCACCGATCCGACCAATGCCTCGCGCACCATGCTGATGGATCTCGAGACGCTGAACTGGGACGACGAACTGCTCGCCCTGTTCGGCATCCCGCGCGTCATGCTGCCGACCATCGTGTCGTCGTCGAACCCGGCGGGCTTCGGCACCACCAATCCCGACGGCCCGTTCAAGGGTGCGGTCCGCATCGCGGGTGTACTCGGTGACCAGCAGGCCGCGGGCGTCGGCCAGGTGTGTTTCCAGCCGGGCGAGGCCAAGAACACCTACGGCACCGGCAATTTCCTCATGCTCAACACCGGCACCGAGATCGTGCGCTCGACGCACGGCCTGCTCACCACCGTCGCCTACCAGTTCGGTGACGACAAACCCGCCTACGCCCTGGAAGGCTCGATCGCGGTGACCGGCTCGGCCGTGCAGTGGCTGCGCGATCAGCTCGGCATCATCGCGGGCGCGGCCCAGATCGAAGACCTCGCCGGACAGGTCGAGGACTCGGGCGGGGTGTATTTCGTGCCCGCCTTCTCCGGCCTGTTCGCACCGTACTGGCGACCTGATGCGCGCGGTGCCGTCGTCGGCCTCTCGCGCTACAGCAACAACGCCCACTTGGCCAGGGCGACACTGGAATCCATCGCCTATCAGACCCGGGATGTGGTCGAGGCCATGCAGCGCGATGCCGGGGTGCGTCTGGCGACGCTGCGGGTGGACGGCGGCGTCACCGTCAACCAGCTCGCCATGCAGATCCAGGCCGACCTGCTCGGTGTGCCGGTCTCGCGACCGGTCGTCCCGGAGACCACCGCGCTCGGCGCCGCCTACGCCGCCGGACTGGCCGTCGGATTCTGGCGCGGCACCGACGAATTGGTGGCCAACTGGGCCGAGGACGTTCGCTGGTATCCCACCTGGACCGATTCCCAGCGCGAGAACGGCTATCGCCGCTGGCTCAAAGCCGTCTCGCGCACCCTCGACTGGGCCGAAATCTGA
- a CDS encoding IclR family transcriptional regulator: MPGAIQSIERAAAVLRLLARAPGPLAVGEIAATLDLAKPTAHGIVRTLVGVGFVAQDAASGRYLLGPALGELGTDRLDVNELRARAIHRADALAARSGESVRIAVARNSTVTVIHHVFRPDNSAQALALGEVLPAHATALGKVLLAYDSATEPGPLTAFTRRTLTDRGELDRAIAEVRHTGWAGEIDESRPGESGIAAPIRTRGGLVVAAIGISGPTERLCDSRLQLRPVTIAQVRAAAQAIHRDLREPR, encoded by the coding sequence GTGCCTGGCGCGATCCAGTCGATCGAACGAGCCGCAGCCGTGCTGCGCCTGCTCGCGCGCGCCCCCGGACCGCTGGCCGTCGGTGAGATCGCGGCCACCCTCGACCTGGCCAAACCCACCGCGCACGGGATTGTGCGCACGCTGGTCGGCGTCGGGTTCGTCGCCCAGGACGCGGCCTCGGGCCGGTATCTGCTCGGTCCCGCGCTCGGTGAACTGGGAACAGACCGGCTCGACGTCAACGAGTTGCGTGCCCGGGCGATCCACCGGGCCGATGCCCTCGCGGCGCGCAGTGGGGAATCGGTGCGGATCGCGGTGGCGCGAAACTCGACGGTGACGGTCATCCATCACGTCTTCCGGCCCGACAACAGTGCGCAAGCGCTGGCGCTCGGCGAAGTACTGCCCGCCCATGCGACCGCGCTGGGCAAGGTCCTGCTGGCCTACGACAGCGCCACCGAACCCGGACCCCTGACGGCCTTCACCCGTCGCACCCTCACGGATCGGGGAGAACTCGACCGTGCCATCGCCGAGGTGCGCCACACCGGCTGGGCAGGCGAGATCGATGAGTCCCGGCCCGGCGAGTCAGGGATCGCCGCGCCCATCCGAACCCGGGGCGGTCTGGTGGTCGCCGCCATCGGCATCTCGGGGCCCACAGAGCGCCTGTGCGACAGTCGATTACAACTCCGCCCGGTTACCATCGCCCAGGTCCGAGCCGCCGCCCAAGCCATCCACCGCGATCTGCGAGAGCCACGATGA
- a CDS encoding alpha/beta fold hydrolase produces MTSRTAKSAAPPAPVAALHTGSGDPVLLLHGFMLSPHCWEQVAHRMAAHCEVYAPAFAGHWGGPKVEGWSLDVYALADQIEDQLDELGWRTCHIAGNSLGGWVGLELARRGRARTLTTVAAAGGWASPSLSQIRVGVKFASMIPFVEIGKRLGGLAVNNLLVQQVAAFLLAKNTGAVARRDLATVITAVLHCEAMLPLILGSLRAPGMDDLGELTTPVRMLLAEYDRIIPNRVYATRYLRELPESADRILIHGVGHVPMLEAPDRIATLIAEHIYASRGHLRAV; encoded by the coding sequence ATGACGTCACGCACCGCCAAGTCCGCTGCCCCGCCCGCGCCCGTCGCGGCGCTGCACACCGGGTCCGGTGACCCGGTACTGCTGTTGCACGGGTTCATGTTGTCGCCACACTGTTGGGAGCAGGTCGCGCACCGGATGGCGGCACACTGCGAGGTGTACGCCCCCGCTTTCGCCGGGCACTGGGGCGGGCCCAAGGTCGAGGGCTGGTCTCTGGATGTGTACGCCCTGGCCGATCAGATCGAGGATCAGCTCGACGAGCTGGGCTGGCGCACCTGTCACATCGCCGGGAACTCACTCGGCGGGTGGGTCGGGCTGGAATTGGCCCGACGCGGTCGGGCTCGCACCCTCACCACGGTCGCCGCGGCGGGCGGGTGGGCCTCACCGTCGCTGAGCCAGATCAGGGTCGGGGTGAAGTTCGCGTCGATGATCCCGTTCGTCGAGATCGGCAAGCGGCTCGGCGGCTTGGCGGTCAACAATCTGCTGGTCCAGCAGGTGGCCGCGTTCCTGCTGGCCAAGAACACCGGGGCCGTCGCACGCCGCGACCTGGCGACCGTCATCACGGCTGTCCTGCACTGCGAGGCGATGCTCCCGTTGATTCTCGGCAGCCTGCGCGCCCCCGGTATGGACGATCTCGGCGAGCTGACCACGCCGGTGCGGATGCTGCTCGCCGAGTACGACCGAATCATCCCCAACCGCGTCTACGCCACCCGCTACCTGCGCGAACTCCCCGAATCGGCGGACCGGATCCTGATCCACGGCGTCGGGCACGTGCCGATGCTGGAGGCACCCGACCGCATCGCCACACTCATCGCCGAACACATCTACGCCAGCCGCGGGCACCTGCGCGCGGTCTGA
- the glpD gene encoding glycerol-3-phosphate dehydrogenase — translation MTVHLDSTYRAEAIAALGDHEIDVLVIGGGVTGAGAALDAAARGLSVTLVEARDFAAGTSSRSSKLIHGGLRYLEQLDFALVREALKERGLLLDTLAPHLVRPVPFLFPLRHRVWERAYIGAGIALYDTLGGARAVPMHKHLSRTGALELAPALREDAMTGAIRYYDAQVDDARHTMMIARTAAEHGATVLTRTSVIGLEREGDRVVGARVLDRETGVAQTIRARSVISATGVWTDDMIKLTGVDFPFHVRMSKGVHILVPRDRLDLRTGLITRTEKSVLFVIPWAEHWIIGTTDTEWSLDKNHPTATAADVQYILDHVNALLRKPLTRADIVGTYAGLRPLMTGASKETAKLSREHAVAEPAPGLFVIAGGKYTTYRVMAADVVDAVAERLGGAIGPSTTAELPLVGAAGYHELRADLAPLAAEARLPVDVVEHLLGRYGSLVTDLFASIDADPALRQPIPGAPDYLAAEIVYAVTHEGALHLDDILTRRTRISIEVPDRGLTAAPEIARLVAPLLGWDPETTESEINRYFDRVHAELAANQAGDDTTANTARLVAVR, via the coding sequence GTGACCGTCCACCTGGACTCCACCTACCGCGCCGAGGCGATCGCGGCGCTCGGCGACCACGAGATCGACGTGCTGGTGATCGGTGGCGGGGTGACCGGCGCCGGTGCCGCGCTCGACGCCGCCGCGCGCGGACTGTCGGTCACCCTGGTCGAAGCGCGCGATTTCGCGGCGGGCACCTCGAGCCGTTCGTCCAAGCTCATCCACGGCGGTCTGCGCTACCTCGAGCAGCTGGACTTCGCGCTGGTGCGTGAGGCGCTCAAAGAGCGTGGGCTGCTGCTCGATACGCTGGCCCCGCACCTGGTTCGACCGGTGCCGTTCCTGTTCCCGCTGCGGCACCGGGTCTGGGAACGGGCCTACATCGGCGCCGGCATCGCCCTCTACGACACCCTCGGTGGCGCCCGCGCGGTGCCCATGCACAAGCACCTGTCCCGCACCGGCGCACTGGAATTGGCGCCCGCCCTGCGCGAGGACGCGATGACCGGCGCGATCCGCTACTACGACGCCCAGGTCGACGATGCCCGCCACACCATGATGATCGCCAGGACCGCCGCCGAGCACGGCGCCACCGTGCTCACCCGTACCTCGGTGATCGGCCTGGAACGCGAGGGCGATCGGGTTGTCGGGGCTCGCGTGCTCGACCGGGAAACCGGGGTGGCCCAGACGATCCGGGCGCGCAGTGTGATCAGCGCGACCGGGGTGTGGACCGACGACATGATCAAGCTGACCGGCGTCGACTTCCCGTTCCACGTGCGCATGTCCAAGGGCGTGCACATCCTGGTCCCGCGCGACCGGCTCGACCTGCGCACCGGCCTCATCACGCGCACCGAGAAGTCGGTGCTGTTCGTGATCCCGTGGGCCGAGCACTGGATCATCGGCACCACCGACACCGAATGGTCACTGGACAAGAACCACCCGACGGCCACCGCCGCCGACGTCCAGTACATCCTCGACCACGTCAACGCCCTGCTGCGCAAGCCGCTGACCAGGGCTGACATCGTCGGTACCTATGCCGGGCTGCGTCCGCTGATGACCGGCGCGTCCAAGGAGACGGCCAAGCTCTCCCGTGAGCACGCCGTCGCCGAGCCCGCGCCCGGCCTGTTCGTGATCGCGGGCGGCAAGTACACGACTTACCGGGTGATGGCGGCCGACGTCGTCGATGCCGTCGCCGAACGTCTCGGCGGCGCCATCGGACCCTCGACCACCGCCGAGCTGCCCCTCGTCGGCGCCGCCGGTTATCACGAGTTGCGGGCCGACCTCGCCCCGCTCGCCGCCGAGGCCCGGCTCCCGGTCGACGTGGTCGAGCACCTGCTCGGCCGCTATGGGTCCCTGGTCACCGACCTGTTCGCGTCGATCGACGCCGATCCCGCGCTGCGTCAACCGATTCCGGGCGCACCCGACTATCTCGCCGCCGAGATCGTCTACGCCGTCACCCACGAGGGCGCCCTGCACCTCGACGACATCCTCACCCGCCGCACCCGCATCTCCATCGAGGTCCCCGACCGCGGCCTCACCGCCGCCCCCGAAATCGCCCGCCTGGTCGCCCCGCTGCTCGGCTGGGACCCCGAGACCACCGAATCCGAGATCAACCGTTACTTCGACCGCGTCCACGCCGAACTCGCCGCCAACCAGGCAGGCGACGACACCACGGCCAACACCGCCCGTCTGGTCGCGGTGCGCTGA
- a CDS encoding MFS transporter, translating into MLALALGGFGIGTTEFVTMGLLPDIARAFDISEPSAGHAVSAYALGVVVGAPLIAALCARVSRKKLLIALMAAFTIGNAATVLAPTFPTLVAARFVSGLPHGAYFGVASLAAATLAPVGQRAKAVAAVMLGLSVANVLGVPGATWLGQHLGWRNAYVVVAVIGVATVAALWRYVPDLTGMKISDPMTELGALRRPQVLLTLAVGAIGFGGMFAVYTYIATTMTDVAGMAIGAVPIVLALFGLGMIVGNIGGGILADRGVDRSIFVAMIAMVVILAGFVLAAHHPITAGIGAFLVGASGAALAPGLQTRLMDVAADAQTLAAALNHAALNLANAVGAWLGGLVIAAGLGYTAPAMIGAMLAVAGVLLFTVTVWLQHRESRNTP; encoded by the coding sequence ATGCTGGCGCTGGCACTCGGTGGGTTCGGAATCGGTACCACCGAATTCGTGACCATGGGTTTGCTGCCCGATATCGCCAGGGCCTTCGACATCTCCGAGCCCTCGGCCGGGCACGCGGTGTCGGCCTACGCGCTCGGGGTGGTGGTCGGCGCGCCGTTGATCGCCGCGCTGTGCGCGCGGGTGTCGCGAAAGAAGCTGCTGATCGCGTTGATGGCGGCGTTCACCATCGGCAATGCCGCGACCGTGCTCGCGCCGACCTTCCCGACGCTTGTCGCGGCGCGGTTCGTGTCCGGTCTGCCGCACGGCGCGTACTTCGGTGTCGCCTCGCTGGCCGCCGCGACGCTCGCGCCTGTGGGGCAGCGGGCCAAGGCGGTGGCGGCGGTGATGCTCGGGTTGAGTGTGGCGAACGTGCTCGGGGTGCCGGGGGCGACCTGGTTGGGTCAGCATCTCGGGTGGCGCAACGCCTATGTGGTCGTCGCGGTGATCGGGGTGGCGACCGTGGCCGCGCTGTGGCGCTACGTGCCCGATCTGACGGGCATGAAGATCAGCGACCCGATGACCGAGCTGGGGGCGCTGCGCCGCCCGCAGGTGCTGCTCACCCTGGCTGTCGGCGCGATCGGCTTCGGCGGCATGTTCGCCGTCTACACCTACATCGCCACCACCATGACCGACGTGGCCGGCATGGCCATCGGCGCGGTCCCGATCGTGCTCGCGCTGTTCGGCCTCGGCATGATCGTGGGCAACATCGGCGGCGGCATCCTCGCCGACCGCGGCGTCGACCGGTCGATCTTCGTCGCCATGATCGCCATGGTGGTGATCCTGGCCGGCTTCGTCCTCGCCGCCCACCACCCGATCACCGCCGGGATCGGCGCCTTTCTGGTCGGCGCGTCCGGCGCCGCCCTCGCCCCCGGCCTGCAAACCCGCCTGATGGACGTCGCCGCCGACGCCCAAACTCTCGCCGCCGCCCTCAACCACGCCGCCCTCAACCTCGCCAACGCCGTGGGGGCGTGGCTCGGCGGCCTGGTCATCGCGGCGGGGCTGGGCTACACCGCACCGGCCATGATCGGCGCCATGCTCGCCGTGGCAGGCGTCCTGCTGTTCACCGTGACCGTCTGGCTCCAGCACCGCGAGTCACGCAACACGCCATAG
- a CDS encoding SDR family oxidoreductase has translation MSRGTVVITGASSGLGAEMARQFAALGYDLGLCARRTDRLDELRTEILGAHPERTISVKQLDVVEDAAVFTVFDEFAREFGTIDRVVVNAGLGKGAPLGTGRHDANRQTATVNFLAALTQTEAAMTIFRAQGHGHLVMISSISALRGMPKTLTTYAATKAGVAALAEGLRAEAIPGVDVSVIYPGYIRSEMNDRIKHEPKLMVDTETGVRAMVAAIEKRRPKAYVPTWPWLPLGYALRVLPTPLARKLL, from the coding sequence GTGAGTCGGGGGACCGTGGTGATCACCGGGGCCAGTTCCGGGCTCGGTGCGGAGATGGCGCGGCAGTTCGCGGCGCTGGGCTACGACCTGGGGTTGTGTGCGCGGCGCACGGATCGCCTCGACGAGTTGCGCACGGAGATCCTCGGCGCGCATCCCGAGCGAACCATCTCGGTGAAGCAGCTCGATGTCGTCGAGGACGCGGCGGTGTTCACCGTCTTCGACGAGTTCGCGCGCGAATTCGGCACGATCGACCGGGTCGTGGTGAACGCCGGCCTCGGCAAGGGCGCCCCGCTGGGCACCGGCCGCCACGACGCCAACCGTCAGACCGCGACGGTCAACTTCCTCGCCGCGCTCACCCAGACCGAGGCGGCCATGACCATCTTCCGCGCCCAGGGCCACGGCCACCTGGTGATGATCTCCTCGATCTCGGCCCTGCGCGGCATGCCGAAAACCCTCACCACCTACGCCGCCACCAAAGCGGGCGTCGCGGCACTGGCCGAGGGTTTGCGCGCGGAAGCCATCCCCGGAGTGGATGTCTCGGTGATCTACCCCGGCTACATCCGCTCGGAAATGAACGACCGCATCAAACACGAGCCCAAACTCATGGTCGACACCGAAACCGGCGTCCGCGCCATGGTCGCCGCCATCGAGAAGCGCCGCCCCAAGGCCTACGTCCCCACCTGGCCCTGGCTCCCGCTCGGCTACGCCCTCCGCGTCCTCCCCACCCCCCTTGCCCGCAAACTGCTCTGA